Proteins found in one Primulina eburnea isolate SZY01 chromosome 16, ASM2296580v1, whole genome shotgun sequence genomic segment:
- the LOC140816235 gene encoding scarecrow-like protein 14, giving the protein MDQNYRGYRGPTSGIKVKNQAVPVFSDPIKVNDHGVPAFSDPNLINDSRGSGRFFYLNADNELVSSCSNLDVKDQLSECDSHEDCDFSDVVLKYINHILMEEDVEEKSCMFQESAALQAAEKSFFDVLGEQRPASEVYQRKPMLHQGTDNLDANSLEERGFYRGVGDTGILCPDRYSESNSNGFERSPVTVNSVSQAISQSCYSSSSSSGTVLDSQVDSPISILRIPDIFMDSQSIMQFKRGFEEASKFLPDEGNLIINSSYSEPFQKEQKEGLVSLAVKVEKNLHIEESADVSRGKKNSFHANMGVEEERSNKQSAVYTESTVSSEMFDKVLLCSKGKNLSDLRKALDGISKRNTSYVQSKEPNSGKIQGKKSGSKRNVVDMRTLLTLCAQAVAADDRRTANEFLKQIREHATPTGDGMQRLAHYFADGLEARMAGSGTQIYKSLLNIPTSAADILKAYHIYLATCPFRKISNFFANKTIMNVAEKATKLHIIDFGILYGFQWPCFLQRLSSRPGGPPKLRITGIDFPCPGFRPSERVEETGRRLENYARTFNIQFEFNAIAQKWETIKLEDLKINKDETLVVNSLYRLRNLLDETVIVNSPRNIVLNLIRQMNPIIFVQGIMNGAFNAPFFITRFREALFHYSSFFDMLDANIPRECHERMLLEKTIFGREAMNVIACEAAERIERPETYKQWQARCMRAGFEQLPLDKEIKKMAKDRVGSSYNKNFVIDEDGRWMLQGWKGRIVYALTSWKPTY; this is encoded by the coding sequence ATGGATCAGAATTATAGGGGATATAGAGGGCCAACTTCTGGAATAAAAGTGAAAAACCAAGCTGTTCCGGTATTTTCGGATCCGATTAAAGTGAATGACCACGGGGTTCCGGCATTTTCGGATCCAAATCTGATCAATGATTCAAGAGGCAGTGGTCGGTTTTTTTACTTGAATGCGGATAACGAACTGGTTTCTTCTTGTTCGAATTTGGATGTGAAAGACCAGTTATCCGAATGTGATTCTCATGAGGATTGTGATTTTAGTGATGTGGTCCTAAAGTACATAAACCATATCCTAATGGAAGAGGATGTGGAGGAGAAATCCTGCATGTTTCAAGAATCTGCTGCTCTTCAAGCTGCAGAGAAATCGTTTTTTGACGTTCTTGGGGAGCAGCGTCCTGCTTCTGAGGTGTATCAACGGAAGCCGATGCTACATCAGGGTACGGACAACCTTGACGCAAATAGCTTGGAAGAAAGGGGATTTTATCGTGGTGTTGGTGATACAGGAATTTTATGTCCCGATCGGTATTCCGAGTCCAACAGTAATGGCTTTGAAAGAAGTCCTGTTACTGTTAATTCAGTTTCACAGGCTATTTCTCAGTCTTGTTATAGTTCATCAAGTAGCAGTGGCACTGTTCTTGATAGTCAGGTGGATTCACCTATAAGTATACTTAGAATTCCTGATATTTTTATGGATAGCCAGTCAATCATGCAATTTAAAAGAGGGTTTGAAGAAGCGAGTAAATTTCTTCCTGATGAGGGTAATTTGATAATTAATTCAAGTTATAGCGAACCATTTCAGAAGGAGCAGAAAGAAGGTTTGGTCAGTCTGGCAGTCAAAGTGGAAAAAAACTTACATATCGAAGAGTCCGCTGATGTGTCAAGGGGGAAAAAGAACTCTTTTCATGCCAACATGGGTGTCGAGGAGGAAAGGAGCAACAAGCAATCAGCAGTATATACTGAATCAACTGTTAGTTCGGAAATGTTTGACAAGGTGCTACTTTGCAGTAAAGGGAAAAATCTTTCTGATCTTCGTAAAGCATTGGATGGAATATCTAAAAGAAATACTTCATACGTGCAGTCTAAGGAGCCGAACAGTGGGAAAATTCAGGGCAAGAAATCAGGGAGTAAGCGGAATGTGGTTGATATGAGAACCCTTTTGACCCTTTGTGCACAAGCCGTTGCAGCTGATGATCGTAGGACAGCAAATGAGTTTCTAAAACAGATTCGAGAGCACGCCACTCCAACCGGCGATGGAATGCAGAGACTTGCTCATTATTTCGCTGATGGTCTAGAGGCACGTATGGCTGGCTCAGGGACTCAGATATATAAATCCCTTCTCAATATTCCAACTTCTGCTGCTGATATTTTGAAAGCCTACCATATATACCTTGCTACCTGTCCGTTTAGGAAGATTTCTAATTTCTTCGCAAATAAAACGATCATGAATGTGGCTGAGAAAGCCACAAAGCTccatattattgattttggtaTTCTATATGGTTTCCAGTGGCCTTGCTTTCTGCAACGCCTTTCTTCTAGACCTGGTGGACCTCCGAAGCTTCGAATTACTGGTATTGATTTTCCATGTCCAGGTTTCCGACCATCGGAAAGGGTTGAAGAGACTGGGAGGCGCTTGGAAAATTATGCTAGGACTTTTAACATTCAATTTGAGTTCAATGCTATAGCCCAGAAATGGGAAACGATTAAACTCGAAGATCTTAAAATTAACAAGGATGAAACTCTTGTGGTGAACTCTCTTTATAGGCTTAGGAATCTTCTAGACGAAACCGTTATTGTGAACAGTCCTAGAAATATTGTTCTAAACCTTATACGGCAAATGAATCCGATAATTTTTGTGCAAGGGATCATGAATGGCGCTTTTAATGCCCCATTTTTCATCACAAGATTCCGTGAGGCCTTATTTCATTATTCTTCTTTTTTCGATATGCTTGATGCGAATATCCCCCGAGAATGTCACGAGAGAATGCTGCTTGAGAAAACCATTTTTGGTCGGGAGGCAATGAATGTTATTGCATGCGAAGCAGCTGAGAGGATCGAGAGACCAGAGACATACAAGCAGTGGCAGGCTCGATGCATGAGAGCTGGGTTTGAGCAGCTTCCTCTGGACAAGGAAATCAAGAAAATGGCAAAAGATAGGGTTGGATCATCttacaataaaaattttgtGATAGACGAAGATGGCCGTTGGATGTTGCAAGGTTGGAAGGGACGGATCGTATATGCTCTTACTTCTTGGAAGCCCACGTATTGA
- the LOC140815912 gene encoding single-strand DNA endonuclease 1: MGVKNLWDILESCKKTLPLHHLQSKRVCVDLSCWMVQLQSVNRSHCATKEKVYLRGLFHRLRALIALNCSLIFVTDGAIPAVKLSTYRRRLNNAENEAIVDAANHCKASSIKRNMGSEFSRMIKEAEVLALALGIPCLNGLEEAEAQCALLNSESLCDGCFTTDSDAFLFGARTVYRDICLGEGGYVVCYEMDDIERCLGFGRNSLISLAVLLGSDYTQGVRGFGPESACQFVKSIGDSTVLRRLALEGLSIVKKQKNSKRKEQTLTSKHEEHFAILNTNFVGNGCNLPIDNQFLKVIDAYLKPKCHSAESVAVHRALSLYTFRRSQLHQICAQFFDWPPEKTDEYILPKIAERDLRRFSNLCSTSSQLGVHLHIDEMPVKCPVSSIVKKRITRGRDYFEVTWADMHGLKASVVPADLVESACPEKILEFHERKAQEKKPKHKSRPKKVGKTVLKEINDKLRELLLDSERHTNNTDILGGLVPEEISTSTRVDMLDPRTCHGSKLKVNSRGGEEGKNGVSSSSDCYATGLSFPETEIIDLMSPSPSVRARGISECQDVKCIDVELIESDNDVSPEHARKARELRLFIARIGNRNS, encoded by the exons ATGGGAGTGAAGAATCTCTGGGACATATTGGAATCTTGCAAGAAAACCCTTCCTCTTCACCATCTCCA GAGCAAGAGGGTATGCGTGGATTTGTCTTGTTGGATGGTTCAACTTCAAAGTGTGAATAGATCTCACTGTGCGACGAAAGAGAAGGTTTATTTGAGGGGTTTGTTCCACCGCCTAAGAGCTCTCATTGCCTTGAATTGTAGTCTTATCTTTGTTACAG ATGGAGCAATTCCTGCTGTCAAATTATCTACATACAGGCGTCGCTTAAATAATGCAGAGAACGAA GCCATTGTTGATGCTGCAAATCATTGTAAAGCATCGTCTATTAAAAGAAACATGGGATCTGAGTTTTCACGAATGATAAAGGAAGCTGAAGTTCTAGCTTTGGCGCTTGGTATTCCATGCCTGAATGG ACTTGAGGAGGCTGAAGCTCAATGTGCATTGCTAAACTCTGAATCGTTATGC GATGGATGTTTCACGACAGATTCTGATGCTTTTTTGTTTGGGGCGAGAACGGTCTACAGAGATATTTGTCTTG GTGAAGGTGGTTATGTTGTTTGCTATGAAATGGATGATATTGAGAGATGCCTCGGATTTGGAAGGAATTCCTTG ATTTCTCTAGCTGTTCTTCTTGGCAGTGATTATACACAAGGAGTTCGTGGTTTTGGACCG GAGTCAGCTTGTCAGTTTGTCAAATCTATCGGCGACTCCACTGTTCTTCGACGTCTTGCATTAGAGGGATTGTCAATTGTAAAGAAACAAAAGAACTCCAAAAGAAAAGAACAAACTTTAACAAGCAAACATGAAGAGCACTTTGCCATTCTCAATACTAATTTTGTTG GGAATGGGTGTAATTTGCCTATCGACAACCAGTTTTTGAAAGTGATTGATGCATACTTGAAGCCAAAATGCCATTCTGCGGAATCAGTTGCCGTGCACAG GGCTCTTTCTCtgtatacctttcgtcgtagccAGTTGCATCAGATATGTGCTCAGTTTTTTGACTGGCCTCCAGAGAAAACAG ACGAATACATTCTTCCGAAGATCGCTGAAAGAGACTTGAGGCGATTCTCTAACCTTTGCTCCACCTCATCACAACTTGGAGTCCATCTGCATATAGACGAG ATGCCAGTCAAGTGTCCTGTATCTAGCATTGTTAAGAAGAGAATAACTCGAGGAAGAGACTACTTTGAGGTTACTTGGGCAGACATGCATGGGCTCAAAGCATCTGTGGTACCTGCCGATCTTGTGGAGAG TGCTTGTCCCGAAAAGATTCTGGAATTTCATGAAAGGAAAGCTCAAGAGAAGAAACCGAAGCATAAGTCGAGGCCAAAGAAAGTAGGGAAGACAGTTCTGAAGGAAATTAATGATAAACTACGGGAACTGCTGCTTGATAGTGAGCGACACACGAACAATACTGATATTTTAGGAGGATTGGTACCAGAGGAGATCAGTACCTCCACCCGTGTTGATATGCTCGACCCAAGGACATGCCATGGTTCCAAGTTGAAGGTTAACAGTCGAGGAGGCGAAGAAGGGAAGAATGGGGTTAGCTCCAGTTCAGATTGCTATGCCACTGGTTTGAGTTTCCCTGAAACAGAAATAATTGATTTGATGAGCCCTTCAC